The following proteins are co-located in the Echinicola sp. 20G genome:
- a CDS encoding class I SAM-dependent methyltransferase yields the protein MTPSNPTWNPNLYNDKHSFVFAYGAQLLELLAPQKGERILDLGCGAGQLTHQISESGAKVIGLDQSPEMVAKAQSLYPAIEFKVGDAADFSFGEKFDAIFSNATLHWVLSYQKAIQAMYKNLKSGGRLIVEFGGKGNVQQIERTLKDTLARHGYLQQSQIQLWYFPSIGAYSSELEKAGFRVTFAQHFDRPTALADEATGIKDWLAMFGGKFFDGVSLVDQEIIMEEVQQALRPRLFRENKWYADYKRLRIMAFKD from the coding sequence ATGACACCATCAAACCCCACTTGGAACCCTAACCTCTATAATGACAAACATTCTTTTGTATTTGCTTATGGAGCACAGCTACTCGAATTATTGGCACCCCAAAAAGGAGAACGTATTTTGGACCTGGGTTGTGGTGCCGGGCAGCTTACCCATCAAATCAGCGAATCCGGAGCGAAAGTCATCGGGTTGGACCAATCGCCCGAAATGGTGGCCAAGGCCCAAAGTCTTTATCCGGCCATTGAGTTCAAGGTAGGCGATGCAGCAGACTTCAGCTTTGGGGAGAAGTTCGACGCCATCTTTTCCAATGCTACTTTGCACTGGGTCTTGTCGTATCAAAAGGCCATTCAGGCCATGTATAAAAATCTTAAATCTGGAGGACGGCTGATTGTGGAATTTGGTGGAAAAGGAAACGTGCAACAAATAGAGAGGACCCTGAAAGACACCTTGGCCAGGCATGGCTACCTCCAGCAAAGCCAAATCCAACTTTGGTATTTTCCTTCCATTGGAGCGTACAGCAGTGAACTTGAAAAAGCGGGTTTCCGGGTGACTTTTGCACAGCACTTTGACCGGCCTACAGCATTGGCTGATGAAGCTACAGGCATCAAAGACTGGTTGGCCATGTTTGGAGGAAAATTCTTTGACGGGGTCTCTTTAGTGGATCAGGAAATAATCATGGAAGAAGTGCAGCAGGCACTCCGTCCAAGGCTTTTTAGGGAAAACAAATGGTATGCAGATTACAAACGGCTAAGGATAATGGCCTTTAAGGATTAA